A stretch of Myxococcus hansupus DNA encodes these proteins:
- a CDS encoding serine hydrolase domain-containing protein codes for MSPTSKPSPTELLQDATRRYVRGYRSAALCAGITYGGTHHVEALRGRGAPPAKDTLFALGELTQVFTGALLALLVDQGKARLDMPLSEVIPRPLLPDEAAGRITLEQLATHTSGMPHLPPNLETGAQNPEDPFGHYNAGLFGDFLRSYHPEWPPPRRHAESLIGMGVLGHALSRRAGVNYGHALRDLLFRPLSMLDTSLRPTDEQAPRLAVGHTAKGMPVPAWTFPAIPGAGAAYSTAPDLLRFLDANLGQGDASVVRALRIPQEPRVTAGPRHAGLGWNVTQVRGQPVVWRSSVMGGYTGFLGFAVAANAGVVLLADHGWSFFAALRGRVPLEAPGLSLLFQLLPPK; via the coding sequence GTGAGTCCCACATCGAAGCCGTCCCCCACAGAGCTGCTCCAGGATGCCACCCGCCGCTACGTGCGCGGGTACAGGTCGGCCGCCCTCTGTGCCGGCATCACATACGGGGGCACGCACCATGTGGAGGCACTGCGAGGCCGGGGCGCGCCTCCCGCAAAGGACACGCTCTTCGCGCTCGGCGAGCTCACCCAGGTCTTCACGGGCGCGCTCCTCGCGCTGCTCGTGGACCAGGGGAAGGCACGGCTCGACATGCCGTTGTCGGAGGTGATTCCCCGGCCGCTGCTCCCGGACGAAGCGGCGGGCCGCATCACCCTGGAACAGCTCGCCACGCACACCTCTGGGATGCCGCACCTGCCGCCCAACCTGGAGACCGGAGCGCAGAACCCCGAGGACCCCTTCGGCCACTACAACGCGGGACTCTTCGGCGATTTCCTCCGGAGCTACCACCCGGAGTGGCCTCCACCGCGCCGCCACGCCGAGTCCCTCATCGGCATGGGCGTGCTGGGCCATGCCCTCTCCCGGCGCGCGGGGGTGAACTACGGCCACGCGCTGAGGGACCTGCTCTTCAGGCCCCTGAGCATGTTGGACACCTCCCTGCGGCCCACCGACGAACAAGCACCACGCCTGGCCGTGGGCCACACCGCGAAGGGAATGCCCGTGCCGGCGTGGACCTTCCCCGCGATTCCAGGCGCGGGGGCCGCGTACTCCACCGCGCCCGACCTGCTGCGGTTCCTCGACGCGAACCTGGGCCAGGGGGACGCGAGCGTCGTGCGCGCCCTCCGGATTCCGCAGGAGCCGCGTGTGACGGCGGGGCCCCGGCACGCCGGGCTGGGCTGGAACGTCACGCAGGTGCGAGGCCAGCCGGTGGTGTGGCGCTCCTCCGTCATGGGCGGCTACACGGGGTTCCTCGGCTTCGCCGTGGCGGCGAATGCGGGCGTGGTGCTCCTCGCGGACCACGGCTGGTCCTTCTTCGCCGCGCTCCGAGGACGCGTGCCCCTGGAAGCGCCAGGGCTCTCGTTGCTCTTCCAGCTCCTGCCCCCGAAGTGA